The genomic DNA ctgcttttGAGAAGCGTAATGTCCCTGgggtcgcgggggggggggggagcatctGGCTACAGGGGTAACAGTCTCTCCCCCTTGCAGCCGTGGTGCAGGTGGACAGCGCCCCCGTGAGGCTGCACCTCTGTGACACAGCGGGGCAGGTAAGAGGCCAGCTGGGAGCTCCCTTTAACCCGTTCCCAGCAGCTGTTCAAACCCCGGGCACGTCGGAGCACGTCAGCCGGGAGGTGCTGGGCAGCTCTGCCCCTGCGGCCCCCTGCGCACTGGGGCTctgccccggctctgggaggggagtgggggctagtggttagagcgggggctgggagccaggactcctgggttctctggaggggagtgggggctagtggttagagcagggggctgggatccaggactcctgggttctctccccagctctgggaggggagtgggggctggtgggttagagcaggggggctgggatccaggactcctgggttcgctccccagctttgggtggggaatgggggctagtggttagagcgggggctgggagccaggactcctgggttctctccccagctctgggaggggagtgggggctagtggttagagtgggggctgggatccaggactcctgggttctctggaggggagtgggggctagtggttagagcagggggctgggagccaggactcctgggttctatttccagatCCACCTCTGTCTCCAGGTGTGGCCCTGAGGAAGTTGGTTCTCTCCTTGGGCCCCAGCCCCCGTATCAGGGACACCgggacaacccctccccccaggctgggggctgggcgggTCCGGGGGTCCCGCTGAGGGTGGCTGGAGGCACTCACTGGgggctctccctccccttccccccaggacgAGTTTGACACGCTGCGGCGGCTCTGCTACGCCAAGGCGGACGTCTTCCTCCTCTGCTTCAGCGTGgtggcccccacctccttccaGAACGTGGGGGAGAAGTGGGTGCCGGAGCTGTGCCGGCTCTGCCCAGCTGCCCCCCTGCTGCTGGTGGGCACCCAGTGCGACCTGCGCCAGGACGTCCAGGTGCTCATCCAGCTGGCCCGGCGCCGGGAGAAGCCGGTGGCCGAGCCGGCGGCCCGGGCGCTGGCCCAGAAAGTGGGGGCCGTGGGCTACGTGGAGTGCTCGGCGCTGACCCAGCAGAACCTCAAGGAGGTGTTCGACACGGCCATCCTGGCGGGGCTGCGGCATGCCGAGGCCCGGAGCCGGCGGGCGCGGAGCACAGCCAGCCAGGTGCGGACGCTCTCCAAGGCCTGGTGGAAGAAGTACGTCTGTGTGCGGTAgccgccctccccccaccccgtgtccctGGGGGCCACCCTCCAGCTGGGGggtgaagggggctgggctgagaaCGGACAACTCAACCCAGGTGTGGATTCAAGAGCCTCCGGGCAGCTGCTGAACTGGGTGTTTGCCCGCGGGATGGAGACAGGCCCCGTGCCGTGCGGAGGGCTGTGCCGGGCTGCAGACTCCCCCACCCATGCCCATGTGGGCTGTGCTCCTGGGCTGCCGGTCTGCATGGCCCCCCCAATCCGGGGGGTCCGAATTCAAAGCAGGGGCTGGTTCCCTGCTGTGGAGAGAGCCAGAATCTCATCCCCTCAAGCTGCCTCCCTGCAGGACAGTCTGTCttggccaggggtgggggaggatcccccccagcacagcccctttGGCAGAGGATTTTGGTTTGCATGGGGCAGGGAGTGAACCGCTGCAGGAGGGTCGCCCCGCTGGactggggaggggcagaaccagcccccccaaactggcccagccccatGGCTGGGTTTAAATCCTCCCCCTCGCTGGGCACTTTGTGGAAGGGAATGGCCGGGGCACGGGGGGTGTCCGTACCGTGGGGGGCTCAGCCgggcactccctcccccagcagtctCTAGGCGGGGTCAGAGCCAGCTGCAGCCACGGACTGGAGCTTCCCACGTGTGGGGCAGGCTGCGGGGGCTGGTCTCTGGAGGGCTGCATCCGCTCGtggccctcccccacccactgctatGTTTGCACTAGTATAAAAACATCCCTGGCCGAATGGGGGTTTGGCCAGGGGTTCCCTCTCACCCCGTGGAACGGGGACCCCATGACAAATCCCCCTTTCACCCCCTCCCAAGGCCTTAACCCCTTCCAAGCCAGCCGTGCTTGTCCTGTGCTGTCCcactgggagcggggtgggggggctgcgggcTCTGCAGGCCGccggcaaaggggggggggtcagggggtgtGCTGCTGAACTGCCCCGAGCTCTGCCCCAGGGGTGCTGGTTTCTGATCCCAGCggcgggtgtgtgtgggggggtggcggTTTGTCAGCTGCTGTTGTGATAACCCTGGGCAAAGCCAGgggtccgtccgtccgtccgtccctctgacctttcttttttttaaatgtcttgaaTCAATAAAGTTTCTTTCCCTGGTGCAAACGTTGTGGGAGCTCCCCTGGGAGCTgcttggtgggggcgggggggaagccgAGCACTGGGGGGTCGATCAGTGCTTTGAAGGGGGGattacagccccctcccccgagcctaGTGCCCCATGTCGCTGGGCACAGCCTCAGCCCAGCTCAGTTCAGGGGCTCGGGACGGGTCTGGGGATCCACTGCTGCCCTAGGCCGTGCGGCGGCTGGCTCAGGCCCAAGGTTTGCAAAGAGTTGGGGGGGGCCGGGGCTCTCGGCGCcacctcctgccccgcccctggggaaGGCCCCCAGGGTGAGAGCCGGCAGGTCCCCGATAACCAGCTGCCCCTGTTTGCCCAGGGTGGGTGAGCGGTTCGAGCAGGAAGGGAGGGCAGTGCCCCAGGCTCTTGtgcgccggggtgggggggagggagccagCGACGTCAGGGCCAggaagggagagaacccaggagtcctggctccgagcCCCCCCGCGTCTCACCACTGCCAGATGCCTCTCTCAGTTCACTTCTGTTCCCAGGAGCCCGCAGCcaggggggcccggggccccgcGCCCGGCTGAGCGGGACCTGGTGGGGTTCCCTGATGAGGAGACACCGAGCTCTGTATCGGGCTCCAGGAGACCATGACAGTCAGTCCCCACCTACTGCCAGCAGCCCctaggggaggaggggcaggtctagtggttagagcagggactgggcgccaggactcctgggttctggggctcggggaggggggtgggcagggcagggcagaggctgccccctggggaggagggagggttggTCAGGTTCCTTTTACTGCCCTTCCCTTGCTGTGGTCCCTGCTCGAAGCTGTTCCTGGCTGGAgactgcagctggctctggccttATCAGCGGCTCCTGCTGCCCTGCCATAAAACTCAGGAGGGGAGCAGAGCCGACGGGAGCCTGGGCAAAGGGCGCTGGGGCCTCTTCTGCCCcaaggacgggggtgggggactcTGCAAAGAGCTGCGCTTTGCCTgacatgccccaccccagagctggctgcttCCCTCTGCCAGAGCCGCTTCAGACCCtgaaagtgggggagagagacacggTGCGGGGGCTGGGGTCGCTGGGGgacatgccccaccccagagctggctgcatcttgCTGCAGGTTTGGGCCATGGCCCTTGGCATGTAACAATCAGCCTCACAGCAGCGGGGCACCAGCCTGCCCCCCTGGGCTAGGGGGCTGGGGATTCCTGGCGGGGGGGAAGAATCGGGAACAGGGAATCCCTGGCAGAGAATTACCCTGTGTGGGGATTCCCCAGGGCTTTACACCCCCAGtggtgctcagcaccccccacccccaccccacggcTGTCAGGCCCGGGCAGCCTTTCCTGGAACCTGGACGATCTGATTCCTCGGGGCAAACCCCACTTCCCTTGCGGAAATCAGGAATCTGGGACGCGACGCTGGAAAACCCCGCCTGGCGGGAACGCGGCCGCCTGCGGGGGCAGCGGGTTAGGGGTCGGGATCTCAGTGGAGCAGGGCCAGCGGCCACTAACCAGGGATCCGGCCCCAGACCCTTAACCAACAGCATCAACTGGGAAAAGCCTGGggcctggctcccaccctccctgCTTCTAGCCACCAGcctccactgccctcccagagctggggagagaactcaggagtcctggctcccggcccccctgctctgacccaccagcctccactcccctgccagagttgaggagagaacccaggagtcctggcccccagccccctctctgctCTAACTACCAGGCAACTCGGATGCCCCCTGGCTTTTATttcctgggctggagggaggcaatatgggggtttggcagggggttgggagcctCCATTTCTTCAGCCCCATTAACCGCCCCCCCCACgatctgagccctgccccgccccccagctgctgTTCCCGGAACTGGCTGGCAGAGGTGGGGCTGCCCACAGGCACGGGCAGGGCGTGTTCGCCTGGCAGGTACAGGGAGTCCATGGTACAGTCGCCCGCTACCTGCCGCGCCCAGGCGGCCtgcgcctccccccgccccccgccccgggtcAGGGCTTGCTGGGGCCTGTGGATGAGAGCACAGGGCTCCGGGGTGTGTCTCAGCGTGGTGCCCACGCAGTGCTGGAGGGCAGAGGGGAaacaggacgcctgggtcccattcccggCTCTGGGGGGAGTGGAGTCCAGTGGttagtgcgggggggggagggggctgggagccaggactcctgggttctatccctggctctgggggggagtggagtccagtggttagagcggggggggagggggctgggagccaggactcctgggttttctcccagCTTGGGGCTAAGCTGGTCTCTCTGaggggggggcctgggagcccccACTCAACTCCCAGACTACAACATGGCCACTCACTTGGGGGCTGGGATCCCAAGGGGCTGctggtgaggggcaccggcagagctggggggcagtggggggagcccagggctgcttaGATCCAGCTCCTGTCACCCTGGGGGAAGCCGCTCACACagcagcctccctcccctccctgctcctggggcTCTTAGCTCCCCAAACCCCCCTTCCCTCAGCAGCAAAtccaggggtgggggcggagggggaagctCCTGGAGCAGAATCGCTGGGCGCAGGCCCTGGGTGCGGGGGGTCaatccagggcagggggcagattTCAGCCCTGGGCACATGCCCCCCACCATGGTGCCACCTGCCCCATGCCTCCCCCACGGTGCCACCCGGCCCTGCACCCGAGGGTGAGCCGCAGGCTGGGCTGAGCTCGGGcgaggaaaggaaggaaggagccggTGGAGGGTGGGGCTGGAACACAGCTGTGAATAACAggagtggtgtgggggggggggcgagcagTGAGACCCCATCCCagcccaggctgtggggaggCGTCTGGGATCTGAGCCAGGCCTGCCTGGGGGCCCCCCAGCTGCCTGGCGAGGGGGACACAGGCGGTGCCGGGGCTGAGATGAAAGAGCCGGGGGcagccggccctgggctccctctgcaGCTGGTGCCCCCGGAGCCCAGAacacaggtggggggggggctatggggccctgctgagcccccgggCTGGTTCCACCAGTCTGGAACCCCATCACTGGCCCTTTCCTACAGCGACCCCCCTGCCCGCTGCGGAGCTGCCTCTGCCCCGTGCCCCCTCCCCGCCTGGCCCTTCACGCCAAGGGCCCTGGGGTCCGGCCGAGGCAGCTGCTTCTCCCGGAGACGCTCCAGCCCCGCGTCCTTAGCCCTACGGCTCACAGACAAAGctgggcgagaacccaggagtccgggctccagccccacccccgctctaaccactagaccccactcccctcactgagccgggcgagaacccaggagtccgggctccagcccccccccccgctctaaccaatAGACACCGGTCCCCTCACTGAGccgggcgagaacccaggagtccgggctcccagccccccccgctctaaccactagaccccactcccctcactgagccgggcgagaacccaggagtccgggctccagcccccccccccgctctaaccactagaccccactcccctcactgagccgggagagaacccaggagtccgggctccagcccccccctgctctaaccactagaccccccttccctcccagtgccagagatagaacccaggagtccgggctcccagccccgcctttCCCGCTAAGCCCCGCCCCTGTAACCCCCGTGACGTCAGACGCACGCCGGCGCGCGCGCAGACCCGGAAGTGCCTCCCCCGGCCGGGTCGCTGGGCGCCGCCATATCGCGCCCGCTCCGCTCGgcagctcccggccccgccccgccccggcccagcCATGTCCGAGAGCTACggtcagcggggtgggggggggggactctgTGCGGGGGggtgcagagtgggggaggggcgagCTCCgtgcgggggggggtgcagtgggggaggggggagttctgtgcagtgggggtggggggggggctgtgcgggcgggggtggagggggggaggggcgagggctgggggggggggggtgcagggggtgtggggcgagcggtgtgcgggggggggcgcagagtgggggagggaggagctccgtgcggggggggtgcagtggggggaggggggagctccgtgcggggggggtgcagagtgggggaggggcgagCTCCgtgcgggggggggtgcagtggggggaggggcgagcTCCTgcgggggggtgcagtggggggaggggcgagcTCTGTGCGGGGGGggtgtgcagtgggggaggggcgagctgagtgcaggggctggggccggaggcGGGGGGGTTCTGTGCGGGGGGGGCGGTTGGCCCATCTGGGTGAGTgtgaagcagggtgggggtgcgtGGCAGGCAGTGGGGGTGCACTGAGGGGGAGGTCAGGcgttggggtgtggctgggggcaATGGGAGAGGGGGTGGCACTGGGAGGAGTCGGGGGTGCCAGGAGGGGTGGGCGAGACGGGTGCCGCTGGGCCAAAGGTGACCCCCtgcgaccccccacccccccattctcCAGCAGGCTGTGGCAGGCGACAGCCGGGGGATTGGCTCAGGCCTGGCAACGCTGCCCTGGCCCCAGAAATCCTCCCGAAGTAGCGTCCTTGGCCCGGTTTGGCCCCTGTGCGTGGtgcccggggggggctgggaaagtCCCGGGGGCGGAGAGACCCTGCCCTGGGAACGAACCGCGTTTCAGTGGCCCTGTGTGCACCCGGGGGTGCTTCGGGACAGCAGGGCTGGGCGCTGACGGAGGAACAGAGACGTGACTTTTTCACCTCCTCCGCCCGTGCGCAAAGCCCGACAGTTCCGCCCCTCGGGTTGTCTGCACGGGGAGCTCTTGCTCCGTAACGCCCCGGGCGAGCGTCCTTCTCCGCACGAAGCCTCTGGTTCGGAATCAGGCTCCCGTGGGTTACAGTGCTTTGGAGGAAGGCCTGGGGACGTCACCTTTCAGTACAGCCCCGGCCCGCATGGGAGTCAGCAGCTCCTAGGAGCACGTGCCGGGTCATGGGGCCTGTCTCTCAGAGGCTGCTGCTAGCTCGAGGCCTGGTCTGTGCAGCCAACGGGCGTGTTCAGCTGTACCGGGAGAGCCAAAGGGATTAGTGAACTGGTGTCCacactggggcttgggctggtGTCACTCTGCCGGTAAATAAATAGAAaatcaccccccttcccccagccaacATGCTGCTGGGCAGGTCAAGAGGCCAAAGAGTTTGTTTCAAACCACCTTTGTCGGAATCTCGCTGGCTGTTCGTCCGGCCTGACTCCCGGGGGAGCAGGGGAATCTCTTTTCGCTTGTTTTACTTTGTGCCTTTGCATGTCGTCAGGGTCACTGGTGGCACGGTTTCCTCGGTACCTGCGCTCGTGTTTGTGTTGTGTTCCGCACGAGCACGGACGGCGCCACGTGAAAAATGTGATCATAAAACCGCAGTTGGCAGAGAGGCAGGTGCCATGGCTGAGCTGACTTTGAACTCACTCACAGCCTAGATATCAAGATAACTGAGTTCCCTTTAAACCTGGCAAAGGCTTTGTTTGCTGGGCCCGGGTTTGTCTTGGAGGTGTAGGCCGGGGTTTTAAGATTGGGAGATAGCAGCCAGTGCTTGGGAAAGCAGCATCCCAAATATTTCCCTTGTAAACACGGTAATCATGGGACCTAAATCATTGAAGGGAGGTGGTTTTGCTTAATGGGAGAAGCCTTTCTCTCAGAGCTAGCATTGATTTTTAGCttaggattctccatcactggccattttaaaatcacgCTGGGCTCTTTTTGTAaaggctctgctctggttcagagAGGAATTACTGATGCAGGGGAGTGCTGTGGCCTGGGTCAGGTGAAATTACTTAGCCTGGCCTCAGAGCGGGGCACAGGACTACGTGACTTACGAGATCCCTTTGAGTCCCATAGGTCTGTGATCCAGCGGTTCCTTCTGGCCGTGGAGTCTCTGAACCGGTGAAGGGGAAGCAGGAGAACACTCCTGCTTTCATCGTGAGGGCGTTTGTGACTCAAACGCCGCGAGGTTCTGCCGAAGACCAGGCATTTATCTGGGTACGGTAGCTGAGCCTACGGCTCATCATGGCCTGTTAGTTCCTGGTACCTCCCCATGGCTGCAGCTGCCTGTTGTCTCCTGGCCTATGGTGCCTAACACCACTGTCTCCGGTGCGCTCGGCAGCGTCCGTAGGGTCACTGCTAGGAAGCTGTTCTACGAGAGGATTGTAAATCAGGGCGTTTCAAGGAGCACCCCCCTCCAGTACGTTATTCCATCGTTGTTCCCTGCGGGGTTTCTCGCACCTTCCTATGGGCGTCGGGAGCTGGGCCTTTGTGGACACAGGCGATGGGCTTGGTCAGAGCTGACGTAGCCGTGCCCAGTGCTCTTATGCCAGAGAGGGAATGGGGCACAAAACTGCCTGCTGAGCTGAGAGTAAACAAACAGCCTGACTTGGGAACGGTGACAAGAGGGAGGGACACGAAGTgagcccctgcctcagtttccccatgtgtaaaatgctTTCCCGCCAGTGGGCGAGTGGTACAGATCGAGGTGCTCGGGTACCAGTCGTGGGGCCATATACGTACCGTGCCTCCCCCCATGTGTTCTTAATGGAGCGGTTTCCCAGTGAGGAGTAGAATTGCTGTCTCCAGATCCAAATGGATGAATACCTGGGCAGGTGGTAATTTGGCGCGGGAGCAGGGAATGCTCCATGTATCGTATGGAGCCTGCTCCGCTTGGCAATCCCTTATCTGATGCCAAAAATCCACTGATGAGAAGAAGTCTCTGTCGTCCTGAGGGTGAAGACTTGCCCTGGAAGGGGAGAGGTGTGTGGGGACGGGCGGAGAGAGGGCTTTGTGGCTTTACATTGGCCCAGAACTGTCAATGCCTTATGCCCCCCGGCTGCCTTCGGTTGCAACCCACCAGTCGAGTAGCATTGATGTGGGCTTCAATGCAGTGACTCTTGCTTGCAAATTCTTCCAAATGTGCCTCTGGTAAATGAAAGAAGACGTTAGATTCCTAAGCGAAGCGCCAGTGAGTGGGACTTAAAACCAGCTTCCGCCCATGGGAGTCTGCGGGCTGGCCTACGCTGGGCGCGAACGTCGGCAtcgtgtgaaaaatccacccccgaGAGACAGTTAAGCCAACCTGACCCCCATGTGGACAGGGCTAGAATTTCTGTCGACCTCGCTACCGCCTCTCGGAAGTGGGTTACCCAGGCCGACGGGAGAACCAGCCGGCAGCATGAGCTTGAGTACGGCTACGGGGATCGCCACTCGGGTAGTGGTGCCATTCTCCCTTCAGTCTGGCTAGCGTGGCCGAAATAGCCAGGGCAGCTTGACTGTCCGCGTGGGCCGTGCCAGCCGGCCCAGAACTAGTGTCAACCGGGGCAGCTCGTTCTCCTTCCCAGGCGGAGCACGTCCCGCGGGGTGACGGCCCACGCTAGGACTGGGTTGTTCCCCCATCACCAGACTGGCATAGGTGAAGTGGCCCGGCTTTTGCTGTCTCTGTGTGGGGGGCACCCTGCAGAGGGGGGTCTCTAGGCTTT from Mauremys mutica isolate MM-2020 ecotype Southern chromosome 15, ASM2049712v1, whole genome shotgun sequence includes the following:
- the LOC123350301 gene encoding rho-related GTP-binding protein RhoU-like, with translation MAPQALLAGYPPAPPVPPHRPAPGLGQELELERALELQCVLLGDGAVGKTSLALSYSANGYPARYVPTALDRFSAVVQVDSAPVRLHLCDTAGQDEFDTLRRLCYAKADVFLLCFSVVAPTSFQNVGEKWVPELCRLCPAAPLLLVGTQCDLRQDVQVLIQLARRREKPVAEPAARALAQKVGAVGYVECSALTQQNLKEVFDTAILAGLRHAEARSRRARSTASQVRTLSKAWWKKYVCVR